From the Nitrospirota bacterium genome, the window AAAGGACTACCCTTACAGGATGTAATTGAATGTTTTTAAGATATAGCCCAAGCCCTCTATAAAATGATGGCTCGTTTGGAGATAGGGAGTCTTGTTTCAGCATCTTTCCTTCTTCTTCGAGGTATCCTATATCAGCTCGATAGTTTATGATATAGCCATCCGGGCTTAAGTCAGCTATTATGTTTTTCATCTCAAGCACAATGCCATTTGGAAGAATAAGATGAGAGCCCTCGTATGCAACTACATTTGCCCTCATACTTCCAATGGAGCTGAAAAGATGGGCAAGCAATATGAAAAGAAACCCAATGTGGATTATCTGAGGAGAGATTATTAGAAGCCACTGTTTCATCTCATGTTTTTTGATTATCGATTCAATGCTACAGAGAATCGTATTTGCAGTAAGGAGAAAAAGAAGAAACACCGAGCCTGAAAGCCACCACGAGACCTTAAATGGGCTCGCCTTGAGCCATGTAAACAAAGGGAGGAGATTTATGGATTGAAATTCCACGCTTTTAGGCATTATGAATGAGCCAAAAAGCAAAAGTAAAAGCAGTCCAATAAGAAGCCATATAGCTGTCCTTAAGGATAGGAAAAAATTTAGTATACCTTTAAAAACCCTCATACTAAAAGGCATGCGAGGACTTCATTAAAAGCCCTACGCCAAGATATGTGAATAGCACTACGACAAACCCTACGATTCCTAAGATTGTAGAAGGCTTTCCTGTCCATCTTAGCCTTGCATGAAGATAAAGGCTATAATACAGCCAGAGTATTGTTGTCCAAAGCTCTTTTGGGGTCCAAAGCCAGTATGTGCCCCATGCAAGGTATGCCCACACTCCACCAAATATCATGGAAAGAGAAAAAAACTGTATCCTATAAGAACTGCCTTATACAAAGGGTCCCTACCTTCTGGCAGTGTATCCTTTAGATAAACTATTCCCAAAATAGCAGAGATTCCAAAAAGTGCATATGAAAAAAACGAAAGTATTACATGAAGCTCAAACCAGTATGTCCTCAAAACCGGAGGGAGTGGCGTGGAATAAGGCTCTGAGCTAAGGGCAAATATGCTGAACACACAAGCCATCCCTGAAAGTATACTCAAGAACGCTTTTTTACCTTTCATCGACTTATTAAATGGAATAGAGAAAGCCACCAGAGAGGCTGAAAGAAAATTCAGTGTATCGTGCACACCAACAAGTGGAATCCTGCCAAGCTCAACCCCTCTGAGGATTAGATACACGGTTTGTAAGGCAAAACCTCCATAAAGAAACCGCCTGTAAAATATCCCTAAGAGGTAAAGGGGGAATATCGCATAGGATACTATTATCATAGAGGTCAGGAGATAGTGCCCCTTTCTGTGTGGCAGAGAACGAAATCATACTTAAGTGGGTCTTCGGGGTCTATCTTTTTCAGGGCAGAACTTATCTCAACTGCCATCTTCCAATCGTTCGTAGTCCTTGTCGTAAGCCCGATATGACTTCCTAACCTTGCTATGTGGGTATCGAGAGGTATAATGAGCTTGTTTTTGGGGATTCCTTTCCATATGCCAAAATCTAT encodes:
- a CDS encoding cytochrome c biogenesis protein ResB, with the protein product MRVFKGILNFFLSLRTAIWLLIGLLLLLLFGSFIMPKSVEFQSINLLPLFTWLKASPFKVSWWLSGSVFLLFLLTANTILCSIESIIKKHEMKQWLLIISPQIIHIGFLFILLAHLFSSIGSMRANVVAYEGSHLILPNGIVLEMKNIIADLSPDGYIINYRADIGYLEEEGKMLKQDSLSPNEPSFYRGLGLYLKNIQLHPVRVVLLEVSREPGALLALIGGILFLIGTVILVAMKIVKEK